A genomic window from Salvia hispanica cultivar TCC Black 2014 chromosome 5, UniMelb_Shisp_WGS_1.0, whole genome shotgun sequence includes:
- the LOC125187072 gene encoding uncharacterized protein LOC125187072 isoform X2: MAYAYKPTYYTSLHDSMTSICKSILPFSLKKKRMPAIAAAEQQRAKDQSDQLKWQQESFHQMHNLMGLCKEGIIQEDEVSAFRAHLLETLIASPLDYEPPVILRDKLIFLQELLYANCISEDEYHASKRPLLQRLAVQGAEIKETDVTVRGVQKQISNEEWSVIDLKEEKCLVRSASKRAKGASSVLDFVSPNQYGKLKEDKNTSESDRRNKDQKGNELLRSTENPFWNAGCNESKSIFLMESVPESERQLCSSEKGKRKPFMAIFQREENDDNNKESGKTVKKTWGFKIWKKGNVEDERTLLSLPEKSDDTKEPQTKKMKNKNGLPTDGILDEAFGENVKKELSRIQTELNARSTRVHLSDEVSDSCHTVDNAELKKGLPNSQVVAREKRNSKRWTTFDDEDENSHPNLFAPQDQSSYFTKQASRTASRTSFNNSSIDKGFRYNPFFDM; the protein is encoded by the exons atggCGTACGCGTACAAGCCCACATACTACACATCGCTGCACGACTCGATGACCTCCATCTGCAAGAGCATCCTCCCGTTCTCGTTGAAGAAGAAGCGGATGCCTGCGATTGCTGCAGCCGAGCAGCAGCGGGCCAAGGATCAGTCGGATCAGCTCAAGTGGCAGCAGGAGTCCTTCCACCAGATGCATAATTTGATGGGACTCTGTAAAGAGGGAATTATTCAGGAAGATGAGGTCTCTGCATTCCGAGCTCATCTTCTCGAAACCCTCATCGCCTCTCCCCTCGATTATGAGCCCCCCGTGATTCTAAGGGATAAGCTCATCTTCTTGCAG gagTTACTCTATGCTAATTGCATATCTGAGGATGAGTATCATGCTTCAAAGAGGCCTTTGTTGCAGAGGCTAGCGGTTCAGGGGGCCGAGATTAAGGAAACGGATGTGACGGTTCGTGGGGTGCAGAAACAGATTTCGAACGAAGAGTGGTCTGTAATCGATTTGAAGGAAGAGAAATGCTTGGTGAGATCAGCATCAAAGAGAGCAAAAGGGGCTTCTTCGGTTTTGGATTTCGTATCGCCCAATCAGTACGGGAAGTTGAAGGAGGACAAGAATACAAGTGAGTCGGATCGAAGGAATAAAGATCAGAAGGGGAATGAGCTTTTGAGGTCTACTGAAAATCCCTTTTGGAATGCTGGTTGCAATGAATCCAAGTCTATTTTCTTGATGGAAAGTGTACCTGAATCTGAGAGGCAACTCTGTAGTAGTGAGAAAGGGAAGAGGAAACCATTTATGGCAATCTTTCAAAGAGAGGAGAATGATGATAACAACAAAGAAAGTGGAAAAACAGTGAAGAAAACATGGGGATTCAAGATATGGAAGAAAGGCAATGTGGAGGATGAAAGGACACTCTTGTCTCTACCTGAAAAATCAGATGACACAAAGGAACCACAAAccaagaagatgaagaacaaGAATGGTTTACCAACAGATGGTATTTTAGATGAG GCATTTGGAGAGAACGTGAAGAAGGAACTGTCGCGAATCCAAACAGAACTCAACGCAAGAAGTACACGCGTTCATCTTTC AGATGAAGTCTCTGATAGTTGTCACACAGTCGACAATGCTGAGCTGAAAAAAGGTTTACCAAA CAGCCAAGTTGTGGCGAGAGAGAAACGCAACTCGAAAAGATGGACCACgtttgatgatgaagatgaaaaCTCGCATCCAAATCTGTTTGCTCCTCAAGATCAGTCCTCATACTTTACGAAGCAAGCCTCAAGGACGGCTTCGCGCACATCTTTTAACAATAGCAGCATCGATAAGGGCTTTAGATATAATCCCTTCTTCGACATGTAA
- the LOC125187072 gene encoding uncharacterized protein LOC125187072 isoform X1: protein MAYAYKPTYYTSLHDSMTSICKSILPFSLKKKRMPAIAAAEQQRAKDQSDQLKWQQESFHQMHNLMGLCKEGIIQEDEVSAFRAHLLETLIASPLDYEPPVILRDKLIFLQELLYANCISEDEYHASKRPLLQRLAVQGAEIKETDVTVRGVQKQISNEEWSVIDLKEEKCLVRSASKRAKGASSVLDFVSPNQYGKLKEDKNTSESDRRNKDQKGNELLRSTENPFWNAGCNESKSIFLMESVPESERQLCSSEKGKRKPFMAIFQREENDDNNKESGKTVKKTWGFKIWKKGNVEDERTLLSLPEKSDDTKEPQTKKMKNKNGLPTDGILDEAFGENVKKELSRIQTELNARSTRVHLSDEVSDSCHTVDNAELKKGLPKLSCDRSSQVVAREKRNSKRWTTFDDEDENSHPNLFAPQDQSSYFTKQASRTASRTSFNNSSIDKGFRYNPFFDM from the exons atggCGTACGCGTACAAGCCCACATACTACACATCGCTGCACGACTCGATGACCTCCATCTGCAAGAGCATCCTCCCGTTCTCGTTGAAGAAGAAGCGGATGCCTGCGATTGCTGCAGCCGAGCAGCAGCGGGCCAAGGATCAGTCGGATCAGCTCAAGTGGCAGCAGGAGTCCTTCCACCAGATGCATAATTTGATGGGACTCTGTAAAGAGGGAATTATTCAGGAAGATGAGGTCTCTGCATTCCGAGCTCATCTTCTCGAAACCCTCATCGCCTCTCCCCTCGATTATGAGCCCCCCGTGATTCTAAGGGATAAGCTCATCTTCTTGCAG gagTTACTCTATGCTAATTGCATATCTGAGGATGAGTATCATGCTTCAAAGAGGCCTTTGTTGCAGAGGCTAGCGGTTCAGGGGGCCGAGATTAAGGAAACGGATGTGACGGTTCGTGGGGTGCAGAAACAGATTTCGAACGAAGAGTGGTCTGTAATCGATTTGAAGGAAGAGAAATGCTTGGTGAGATCAGCATCAAAGAGAGCAAAAGGGGCTTCTTCGGTTTTGGATTTCGTATCGCCCAATCAGTACGGGAAGTTGAAGGAGGACAAGAATACAAGTGAGTCGGATCGAAGGAATAAAGATCAGAAGGGGAATGAGCTTTTGAGGTCTACTGAAAATCCCTTTTGGAATGCTGGTTGCAATGAATCCAAGTCTATTTTCTTGATGGAAAGTGTACCTGAATCTGAGAGGCAACTCTGTAGTAGTGAGAAAGGGAAGAGGAAACCATTTATGGCAATCTTTCAAAGAGAGGAGAATGATGATAACAACAAAGAAAGTGGAAAAACAGTGAAGAAAACATGGGGATTCAAGATATGGAAGAAAGGCAATGTGGAGGATGAAAGGACACTCTTGTCTCTACCTGAAAAATCAGATGACACAAAGGAACCACAAAccaagaagatgaagaacaaGAATGGTTTACCAACAGATGGTATTTTAGATGAG GCATTTGGAGAGAACGTGAAGAAGGAACTGTCGCGAATCCAAACAGAACTCAACGCAAGAAGTACACGCGTTCATCTTTC AGATGAAGTCTCTGATAGTTGTCACACAGTCGACAATGCTGAGCTGAAAAAAGGTTTACCAAA ATTAAGTTGTGACCGCAGCAGCCAAGTTGTGGCGAGAGAGAAACGCAACTCGAAAAGATGGACCACgtttgatgatgaagatgaaaaCTCGCATCCAAATCTGTTTGCTCCTCAAGATCAGTCCTCATACTTTACGAAGCAAGCCTCAAGGACGGCTTCGCGCACATCTTTTAACAATAGCAGCATCGATAAGGGCTTTAGATATAATCCCTTCTTCGACATGTAA